A segment of the Gossypium hirsutum isolate 1008001.06 chromosome D10, Gossypium_hirsutum_v2.1, whole genome shotgun sequence genome:
aattaaaagttttaaactaaattacattagtaaattatgggtaaatttttcttttggtcacttaactattcaaaagtttttatttaaattattgggtTGTTAAAATCAATGATATATGACTTTCTTTATTCGTATTGCCTGCATTAATCAAAAAGCtctattttcatttcttttctattgttcatttttttcttccataaaacagtTTTAAACGTCACAAATctatttatcaaaattcaaacaatttttctCTTCAATCTCCAACACTAATCGTCAAATCGACTTGGAGATAAGGTATATTTTTCTACTTGTCGAAGGATACTGATTCACTATATCGATCGTTGAATCATCCCTTAGAGCTCGCTaacagaatttaaaaaaaaaacttaacaacacataacttaaataaaagcTTTTCAAGGGTTCAATGATTTGAATAAAACTTCCAATAGTTACtaaccaaattataattttttttaattgactaAAACAAAAACTAATAATGGTGTAACTTATCCGAAGTTTTAATGGAAGAAATGTTTACTAGTTCAGCTGTTTGAAGCATATCATGGTGGTGACCCCTAGAGGCGAGAGCTCTATAAATAACATCAGTTTCTTTGAAAGCATCCGCCTCTACCACCACCGCATTTGCGGCCGCTCCTCCCCAAAATGATCTGCAAATTATAGTCAGCAAGTATCATCATTTTGAAGAATTAAAGGAGGGTAGGTACGTGGAGGTGGTCTTACTCTTTGAGTATATCTTTGAGAACGGTGCTTTTGCCAGCACCCATACCACCGCCCATAAGCAGGAAGACGGGGCTGCGCTGACTGTGGGCCACTGGGACCATTACATCGGTGTATGTTGAATCGTCTTCCACACGTCCAATGGCTTTCATCTCCTCCACCAGTGTCGAAAACACGCGTGTCACTTTTAAATCCTTAGTCACCCTCTCAAATCTCTTCTTTCTACCAATTTAaccattatttttattaaattaactataATTGTTATGGTAAAAGTACAGCTCTTAAAGCCATATTATATTTGGTTCTTTTTACTCGGAAAAAGATAAAGTAATTCTTATGCATTAAATCAAAAAGTAATTtgatctttttattaaaaatttcatgaatttctaCCGTTAAAAGTTTATTCTTATACATTAGAATGAGGTACATATAGCATGCCACATATAAATGTTTAGTTATACCATCAACCTGCATGttggaaaaatgtaatttttggaaactttgaagcatattctcgattggtaaaggtgaagagttgaatcataaaattatagttttatattataCTCCATGAGACTTTTACAaaggtatatcatatgctcaaaatggtcaagtgatgaatgagaaattgatactcAAAGTAAACTACTtatgaatatttgttgaggaaaagcaAAGCtaagatcccacattggttaaataccaagtgtgagatatGTATACATATGAGAACCCTCTTAAAATATTATTGAATGATTAAGCTTGAAATCTTGCTTCATGCAGGGGATACAAATCCAAACCCATCAGGTTTGGGGCACTGACGCGAAATGTTAGGCTCAATAACGGCTCACGAAATTTACTTTTCTCAGCaaatgtttttctaaaattcCACTATATTGAATGTCTATAAAAGGCTAAAGaattctcaaaattttttgaTACACACATTATTTTGCTCCcgaaaattcttttctttttctctccatatTTCATACGTTTCCGTGGTAGAGGAAGGTAATATATGTTCGTTGATCACTGTAGTGGTGCTACTGCTTCGATTATCTTGTTGTGGTATCCTGAGAGACAATTGACTAACGTTTCTCTAAGTACCATAGGAGCGGCcaaatctgtcttaaggaaactgtgaaaATAGACCTTAACATCTAGTAAAACTCAATTCCCTTTATTcgatgtttttttttgttttccaaaaccttgtttatttaattatgttcaaatctgatgttttaaattaatacaaatatttatttaatttgttttatttaaatctggtgttttacataaaataaaacatttggttatataaatatttgcttatattaagttgttttatttgtttatataattatttatatttatatttgatcgTTAACGTATTTTTTCCAACAAGCCATTCTAGTTTTAATAgtcaaaatggatgaaaattttaacataaaggattagtttgctctttgttttaatatataatgactaatttactcattttttgaatAAAGAGAGCAAAATACAAATTGACTCCTCTTACAGAAACTTTCataatacttttatttaattattatctaaataagagatgttaacaaactcaaaatcaaatataatccatatttaatttcaacaaaataaaTGTTCAGCCAAACCCACAAGCTCGATTCACCTAACTCATTAAATCTTGAAAACTTATGTTGAATTCTACCATTATCTAAGTTTTGGACTGAGCAGTCCAAACTATGAATACACTTTTATAGTTACTGCCAGTACAAGAGAATTCTCAGACCAGATTCGtcaaaataatgatatttttatttaaatgtttctaatgcatgatttgggaaatttatttacttatttttactaATGATATGataagtataaattaaaatttattatgatttgccaattaggttttatttttattcacaaaCGTTGAGATTCTTAGGTCTTAAAACTATCCATATTTATGTTAGCAGGTTTGTTATGTACGGGAAATCAGAAATATTGGGGCgggatatttatataaaataggCATATTAAAAGTATACACACCAGGCCCAttttaaataatatgttttttaaatttgagATAATTTTTATTGTCAAAATTGGACCTACtttaaataatatcatttttaaattctAGATAATCTTAAgcatcaaaataatattttaaaataaataagtaatttatattaaatactataattatttaagcattaattattttattaaattaatatttagttaTACATTATAttagtttatcaaattaaacgaaaaatgtaaataaatttatcataaacaaattataaatttaaaaaggctaaattgaaatttatcaaaatttagaaAGGTGGAGCCCTTCCAACACTCCTAAATCCGCACCTGTTATCGTGTGAATTTGATAGGTGATTATACTACATTTGTACTTGTAGTTAATATGACTTATttgtacataaattaaaaattaaaaaatgatttaaatgtattaaaaataagCTAATATACTacacttttcattttatttaaataagcttttattattttagttttttcataatagcttttataattttattgcaCTGAAATAAGCCATAGATTTTAATCGGTATTCAAATACGCACTTAACTTTTACTTATTTCTAAGCAAATCGCTTTTTAGTAGACCATTATCTCTTCTATTGTGtcttttaaatatttaacatttaatattattaaaaatattacatgattaattagttatataagtttttaatataacatttaatttacttttatgatttttttagttcTCTTCCCTCAAGTCAAAATGATTAATAAACTTTActtttccaaaagaaaaaaaaaatagtaggGTAGGCtggatatattatatttttattctttttattcaaGTCTAATAATGTCAATTACTCAATATATCTTTATTAATCATGTGTTTCTCTTGCATTGGTGAAATTCGGTTAGAGTTTTTCATGGATCGGATCGGGTTCGGGCCAggtcaaataaaaatttaggttcgTTTTTGAGGTTCAAACTCAGCCTAACTCgaaaaatgagattaaaattttatccaagctCGACCCAATTCgtttgtattaaattttttatataaaaatgaattttaaaatataatacatcaaatatattaaaaatattaaaaaatatacttaaataacactaaaataagtgtaacttagcaagcaaataccgatcaaatagtagcaaaattaataataaaacaaaagttatacaatattcaaacaataacaataaaatagtaaaaatgtaatagcgaaatgatagcaaaacaataaaaaactagtaaaaatggtaaaaaaatagtaattttttttttacaaattctgATCAAGCCaacctaataaaaaaatttaccttaaatccaacctatttaaaaaatagatattattttatttttatttaaatctattttttgaatttatatttttatctaaattttcaCTTTCCAAACAACTCCGCAACTCTGactattgggttctgattttggGCATTGAAAGACTgcaattaatttctttttttcttttaaaaaattcctTCTCTATAATAGAAATAAGATACGGAAGAGTACAACAAAGGACACTGACGACTGACCACATACTTCTTTTGCACATATAATTACACCAActttcaatttatatattaatttatcagaatttatataaatataaaataattttaagtaaaacacgaaaaatatactctatatataagttttaatgaCAATGACGGAAAAGTTAATTCCTCGTTTATTAAATGAGTTATTATTTACCAAGTGATGCGATTTCTACTAGTTGGGTGAATTAAGCCGCTTGTGTTCCCAATCCTAAAATTAAGAAGTATGGGCTTAGTTCTTGGAAGGATTGTAAACCAACAAAGTTAGCTTGAAACAAAAGGATTTTTAGTGGATAGAGATGGCAAAGATAGGTTTGGCTTAAGGCTAAAGAAAGAACCAATATTATATGGTAATATTGATCCAATTCTTATAGTAGCTCTTAAGTTGAAAATAGAGTTAATAGCTTAACTGTGACCCACTATATATAAGAGATAGGAACCAATCGGTATAGGTTAAACGCCACACCTCAaagaagtgataagttcaagaagaaTCAGGTTTTGCTCAAGTAGTTTtgtttttatatctatttttgtttttattttttaatgaatttatttgGATAAAATTAATGAGtagttcaaattcaaattttactCTAGTAGttttgtttttacaatttagaaataatCATGAGCCAAGTCGGATTCAGATCGAATTTAGATCAAATTCGTTCATAGTATTTAGACCAATTTAAGAAAGGTAAATCCGGGTTCGATTCAAAATTTGCCTAAACTCGACCTAGTTTAAGAAAGCTAAACTCAAACCCAACCTACCCTgcccatattttattttaatagattttatttaaaaataattgtttttaaaaatatgatacaaTAAATGCATTAGAacgctaaaataaatttttttaactcattAAAAAGTATTATATTGAAAAACACTACCAGAaatctaataaatattttattttattaaatataaattttaaaattttatattttggtttgaatttttttaggttttggattatgtgtttaattgttCTCAGGTTAGTgatttgatataaatatatatttattatttaacatatataattaatataactatttttataatataatatattcggGTTAGGCCATGCTAAACTCAAGCAAAAAAAATCTTGTCCAAGACTCGGCCTATTTAGAAAATAAGCTTTAAGTtttatccaagcccattttttgggtatcatatttttatcaaaaccctCATATTTTTCTGGATAGATATTGAACTTGAACAAATGGCCTAATCTATAACCAAGTGATCTAGTACAACTATATATACAAACTTACCATTAGATATCAGTTTatttaactttatatatatatctattatattattaacattaaaatattcTCACAAAACTAATAATACACCTATTGCATATTTTAgtacatatatttaatttttcctttttacaaCATTATTCTTCCTTAGTAATCATATTTCTCtcctaaaaaaatctaaattttcttttaaaaatattattgatacaaaaaaattataaatagaagTATTCTGAAGGATAAATTTCAAAAAACtttgatttcaaatttcttttaaaatcttaaaaataaataaatttatggtataatttttatttacattttcatattCACCTAGCCTGTTAtggataatttaaaattatttttcgtcCTTATTCATAGAttaaggaaattaaaaaaaaagattatgtTATATTGAACAAAATAATTAGATATTAGATATGTCTAGGcaaaagaaaacttttttttatgtaaatatatatatacatatatttaaaattcattcCATAATGATTATTTTAGAAGTGGCaaaaaatttgtatataaattttattaaacacgtgtttgatatttaaatatatgatttttagtagttttatttaaagattatattaaaaaatatgaaaagacaaaCATATCATCATAATAACATTATTTATAATCTAAAAGAAAAGATACTGTAGTGTTTTTCTAACTCGTAACATCAATCAAGTTAAAGACATAAATGAttatattgatattatttttttgataCGATAATAGGAGTGGGAATGAAAGTAACACGGTTCGAACCCATACAGAACAAGTGTTTAATCATCATTCCATACAAATTAagacatttatattatttttatatgataagtatattttaatttttttcttatattattttatttataatcgtATCTTGCATATAATGTTTGGTTTGATTTGGTTATTATTTTATAccatgttatattttaattattttcttatattatgTTGATCATAACGTCAATATTTCATATAtccttataatgaaattaatgtatttttaagGGAATAAATGGATCACGAGATCAATCTTTGCTGtccaaaagattttttttaatttaaaatttcatcatctttattCTTTTCAACCCTACCAGACAAAACCATCTTGAGTTATGATGgagctaaaatatttttttagaataagctaaattattTAGAAGACAATAATATAAAAGTATTATACGgatttgtattttatatattcaaatgtCAATAAAATAATTGCACATTATCTAAAAtggatttattttgaaattttttaaataatgtgttattatttaatttactaaCAATGCAAcaatgtaataaaatatattatctgaatatatcaaatattaattcataGGGAATGGAATTGAAATCTCACCTTGTAGCAGCCATTACAAAGTCCTTTAGCTTTGTTTCCTTGTCAGATTCAACTTTCAAAACCTGCCATTATTCATACAAGTtcattaaatcattaattaactaataaaaattatcaaCTGGATTAAGTTTTGAGTGGCATGGTTCTAACAGGAGGTGAGCATTCAATTGAATCCAGTCGAatcaaattaagtaaaaaatttttgagttaatcgagttggtGAGTCTTATTCTActatcctaactcaatttgaaattttattgaatcaagtcgagtcgaatcgagtgaatttattcgaattaaattaaaaaaattaaacatatcaaattaaaattttgttactatataacaaatttcatattaaagcacataaatttgaaaccatatgtaacatcccaaaaaccgGCCTAAAAGAAATCGCATTTTGAAACTGAAAGAGGTCATCCCTCGATTTGAGTTTAGACTTTGGGAATTTTTTACAAGTAAATTgatttggtttagtggttaagtgttcgtGGTATATGTGTGAGGTTCAGGATTTGAATCTGGTTTctggaaattttattattttgcttaaaCCCTTACCTTGGAATATGTGGTTTATAAATTAATTGTGTGCACTTGATATTAAGAATGAGCCTGTTAGTTTAGTGATAAGGCTTCAATTTACCCTttggtcctgtgtttgaatcttGGTAAAAGTTATGGAGATGTTTTTGCTCAATTGCGTTCTGAGGTAGTTTATTGTAGTTAAAATTTCCCTAAAACAAAAACTTCCTTTGCTGTTCGTGGttctcatttgtttttttttaaattatttctaacagTACTTTTGGCTTCTTTCTTCACCGtttcaatttcaccatttcaagctCATTTCGTTTGCTATGTTACATTACTCTGATTCTGTACGGCATATGACTTCTCCTTTTAGTTCAATTTGCAAGTTGGTAAGTTTGATTTAAGTTCTAGTGTCGAAATTCTTTGACGTAACTTTGATTTTAGAATATTAGTTTTTACCGATTTGATTGTGAGTTAATTGTTTGTTGGATAATTGTTTGTAGTTTAGGGATGTGAATCCATATTTATTGCTCCTGTATCGAGTCCGTATTAGGTGGGTGTCGAAACCCCTATTTTTCTACGTTTTTAGTCGTCGAAAAACGGGACTGTCAACGCCACACGGCCAATGACATGGGCTTAAAACttttaggccgagtttggggtgttacaccatatatatttgaaaaaaaatttcaaagcaaaataagaaaaaaaaaagatactttagtatgatgaacttgaatcgttaattaacttatttaggtccccataattattattttagaaaatattaaaaattttaactttttatatattctttatattttttaaatttctataattttttaaaataaataaattttgaaacttttataaatattttaaattttaaaaattattttgtaattgtTATTGAgagatcaatttgctcattttcaaaattaacaggAACCAAAGGAGTATTTATACTAATCTATTATTCGAATGattcaagttattcgaattataaaattcaactcaactTGAACTTAAGCCAAAAGAATATAAGGTCTAGAGAATGCCTAAAGAAGATAATATGCCTAAAGAAGATAAGGTCCCTTGGTGTAAATTCCAAAACGAGTGTCCGGATAATATGCCTAAAGAAAGTAAGGTCCCTTGGTGTAGATTCCAATATCAtactttttttgttgttttttgagAATAATACTTCCCTTTCTAGGCTTAAAAAAAAGGCAGGCGTATCTCTTAGGGTTTTCAACTGGTAGATCAGTCACCATCTGTTTGCTACGATGATTTTTCAACTTCATTATGGAGCCGTGCAATTTaactttttgtttttataaaataacatgTACTATTATGAATACATGagttaattttactttttaaaagaaaaacaaaagtttaTGGAATATAGAGTTCAAACCTGGGTTATCATATCAGAAGCTCGACTCCAGTGAAAAGCAAAATAACAAAGGATGCATCTTTCAAACTCCTCCATGAGCTTTACGTACAAATTCTCAGCTTCTGCTTCATTACCAAAATATTCGAACATCTTTATCTCACACTCTTTAGGGTTTTTAAGATAATTATGAGCCAATTTGCACAGCTTCGGGCACTCGTTCGCATCTTCAAACCCTAGTTGCCTAGCTGCATTAACCCAATTAGGGCTGAGAAAAAAACTCAATTCGAATATAGATATTTGGAtggaatacaaatttaaaaacaacGGTTATCCAAAACTTAACCAAATTCtactttttatttgttatataattaattttaattttttatgatataaaaataaatattttatatttaaaataataaaaataattttacaacttttagaaaattattattattttttaaatatttataaataagagcttaaaattttatcaaataatatttaaaaatcataaaacaaaactcattttatcaaaataaatctaaaaaatctgaacacaaaaattaatatgaaaaatagaaaaagaactagagaatttaaaatttctaaaaaattccGACAGAAACAAGCACACATCACCCCTACCCAATATcatataactccataaatattggGAAAGCAAAGCTTGTAATATAGTCTTATTATATACATTACCAACGTAGTGGGAGAATCTTTCCAGGTTTCCAACACGACCGGACTCGGTCCTAACTAACAGTGGAACAATCATACTTTGATGATCTTCCTTAACAGCTTTACTCTTCCTCCGGTTGTAAGCTGCGGCGGCGGCGGCTACGACCACGCCGATGAAGGAGGCGGCGACAACGGGAGTTCTGATGGATTTTCCATGGCCGTTCTCTGCAGACACATTCTTAacccaaaaattacaaacaattTTACCTGGAAAAACTAAAGAGAGTGGAAAATATATAATTAGCTATGCTTTTACCCTGATgcatattttcttgttgtttgtgTAGTTGGAAAATATAAAGAGAAGGAGTAACCGGAGAATGAGAAAATGAAATCTTGGGTTTGTTTCTCTTTGGCCAGAGAAATCTGGGTTTCGGTTTTGATTGATAATTTAAAATGAAGATGATTGTTATATACACAATAGGTCAATACAAGACAACGTCATTAAAACTGGAAAGCGGGTTTGGGTagctgtaattttgtaaattttaaatccATATATTAAACTCATTAAATCTTAGCATTATTATCAAAACTAGAGTCAAATCACGGATTTAATTAGCAATgacaaaaaaaactttatattgaAGTGTGTTTATCTTcaatttaaaggttgaaaaaaaaGATTATAGTTGGTTCTAAATCTtgtatcaaaagaaaaagaaatctaaaTTGGAATCCAAACTATTTAAAAGCATATAATAAGGTAAAAGTGTTTGAAAAAATCAGTTTAAAAATGGATTTATGTCACaacgtaaaattaaaattttttagtaataaattttttttaaaaaaatatatgttcttTGTGCGATATGGATCCTACGCATTTTCGATTTTCAACCAAACAACCTTCTCTACTATTCTCATACCATGGATCACTTCGAGTGAGCTTGAACAATCACGAATCAAACATAGAACCAGAAACAATCTCttactttcaataggaaagtaattatctcataatagaaacaagtagaattgttatttccccaaaataaaatttattcttagaaaataaatttctcataattttcgggaaaaataacaatatatcaaaattgtatatttttagcTCTAtcaatgtcatctatttatagggagagataggAGAATCCTAGTTAAATTAGTAGAAAACAgataatacttatttgatagaAAAACTAGTCTCttagtttaactaggagaagggGGTACTAAGGTGTGCCGCCCCTCATATGCATTATGAGGAAATTTTGGACCTCCTGTATTGGGTCTAATTATACTTGCTTATTGGACTTTTAATCCAACACTTTATAATATCATCCAGcctaatacatgtttttctattcctcaaaataaatataatttattaaattaattaattaattaattaattaaattttcaattaaataattttctcaacctaattctaattccgttaaagtcACGACAACTTTACCGTAAGAGAATctataaaaaatacatttaatttccttattcaacaTAACCGCAATGATCaactaatttaatttcattttcgaacttcaattatttgatttaaatgataattcaaaaaaacttaaattaattctcaagtcattgcTATACTAAGTGAGGAAACACATTCATTTTAGAATATGACACTTTTCCctaactttatcattttcatccatttatgttcatttggttttacatgcaattcatttctagtttcaacgagctagcggagggaccaattggaaATATGCGATTaggactcaaatgatttatacttaagttccagctttttgcttattaattataaaatcatttagtcACGAAATCATTCTATTATAGCACCGTGACTGAACTCTCCCTAATTCCATgccattacaaaagctactcaATCAgtgtttgtccaatgaccttgtcataagcgTGTTACCCTCagaggatatccttaatctcattgggataaattcattcacttaatatgatcatattttatctcatgataactattacatctttcttcatgaaaagtcaattactatcaaatagtaatcaaatcatttatcacaaagacaaatgatcTGTGACCACATATAgttttaatctttcattttatgccaatgagaggatatcatttacccatttcttaggctatgaattccactactGTGAATGGTGCTATATACTGCAAAAGTTGTATACCTAATGCAGCAACTTTTGGTTTCTTATCTAtatgaactcaggcttttacttacatcaaagtatacgagtcacgcatacagagtccatcatccactcaagattaaggtatgacACAGCATGAATGtcacaaatgaataaattcataaacaaatTTAGGATCTCTTCTACTTGGGTCTAGTCTGATGTACTGTCAAATTAGTctgtcacatctatgtctctatcttctaggagtcatccgcttcgatgctcaagacaaagcacatccccaattggacttgatggATAACATATTGGTTGtttaatcaattttctcatttaaGATTAAACTAAGGACAAGTTTTGATTTATCTAgcaatacaagttgtctttccatattacaATCTAACCATGTAATACCGTTTAGTCTTAGTTTAATGTTAGATAACcaatgagtcaatatttgcttccattttgttttACATGTaaaaaaccattgaggacaatgtacaaagggtattaatgtaattaatggataTTGTTAtatcaatttgtttgaaaaatacaagtgtacatagacaaAAATACAACACTTAAGGCACTAGACCAAAcagtctcccacttgccctagtgaagtagatgagtcatgtttCGCATTCCTATGCCCTTCATATATTTTTCAAAACTCTTAGCTAGTAGATTCTTGGTAAACAAATCCTTAGGGTTGTCATCAGATGCGATCTTTGACTATATCCACTATTCCATCAATCACTATCATCTCCCTTATAATACTTTTTATCAATATGTTTTGTCCTCATGTGGTTTCTTTGGTGTTTAGCTATTTTCACATTGTTATAGTTGTTGGATTCAGTGCCCTAAGTGTAGGATATTCATttgtatacttgtaatttttttcaaatagattggttaataaaattatttatgaattacattaatatcttttgtatggcgtcctcatgtggtttttgcatgtaacacaaaatagaagcaaatattagctcattggttcTCTAATgcttaactaatactaagcaatatTATGTGGTCAGATTGTAATACAGAAAGAtgacttatattagtagatgaacctaaacatgtccttagtctaatcagaaacgAGTATACCgtttgaaagactaatatgtcttcTTTCAAGTCCACACTATGGAACTACCTCCTAGGACAAAAACATAGTCTGATACTAATTTCCTTGAATCCCGACAAATTTGGAAGTCAGAATTAGTATACTTGATAGGAGTAAGATCTCCTCcgaaatacacaagcatataatccctcatTTTCTGTAAATACTTTAATATATGCTTAATTGCTTGCTAATGTCTTAGACTTAAATTCGCTAATATCGACTCACCAACCCAATGTGAAACAGATATCTGAACATGTGCACAATATAACATACATAAGACTTCCTATTCTAGAAGTGTAAAcaactttttgtaacacccctaacccgtatccgtcgccgaaactgggttacagagcattaccaaaacttaTAGAATGAATACAAGCATGTCATATCAGTTTAACATACATGCCAAAAAATTTATTGTAAAGTCCTTTATTAgggcccttgaggcccaaaacatacattagaaacaagtcggggctaaatcgggaactcagagaatttttcgtgaaatttcaaaatttttcctaggtgtaggggtt
Coding sequences within it:
- the LOC107893320 gene encoding LOW QUALITY PROTEIN: calmodulin calcium-dependent NAD kinase-like (The sequence of the model RefSeq protein was modified relative to this genomic sequence to represent the inferred CDS: inserted 2 bases in 1 codon), whose amino-acid sequence is MHQENGHGKSIRTPVVAASFIGVVVAAAAAAYNRRKSKAVKEDHQSMIVPLLVRTESGRVGNLERFSHYVARQLGFEDANECPKLCKLAHNYLKNPKECEIKMFEYFGNEAEAENLYVKLMEEFERCILCYFAFHWSRASDMITQVLKVESDKETKLKDFVMAATRKKRFERVTKDLKVTRVFSTLVEEMKAIGRVEDDSTYTDVMVPVAHSQRSPVFLLMGGGMGAGKSTVLKDILKESFWGGAAANAVVVEADAFKETDVIYRALASRGHHHDMLQTAELVHQSSTDAASSLLVTALNEGRDVVMDGTLSWEPFVEQTIAMARNVHKHQYRMGVGYKVDEDGTIIENYWEQVQEQQNADQTHRKPYRIELVGVVCDAYLAVVRGIRRAIMVKRAVRVKSQLKSHKMFASAFPRYCQLVDNARLYCTNALGGPPKLIAWKDGENKLLIDPDEIKCLTNVSKLNPAAESIYELYEEPTSLDEPASIWKDIVLNPTRXILLELKASIQRIENSGVLRLQDFSCL